In Legionella lytica, one genomic interval encodes:
- a CDS encoding L-serine ammonia-lyase — translation MNISVFDLFSIGIGPSSSHTVGPMLAANAFLALLEEKELINTIQRVKIELYGSLALTGKGHGTDKAILNGLENKAPETVVPESMVPRMHEILSTHTLNLADKKKIPFNEQTDFLFLQKELLPLHTNGLRFSAFDAQNNLSIAQVYYSIGGGFITTEEDFHKATEDANPPPYPFSTATELLNLCNDNKLSIAELMLQNELTWRSTDEIHRGILAIAKVMDECIANGCQHDGILPGGLNLKRRAPGLYKKLMEQQGVKSVFENSDIMNQLNLYAMAVNEENAAGGRIVTAPTNGAAGIIPAVLKYCQQAHDRMSNEDVYTYFLTAAAIGILYKKGASISGAEVGCQGEVGVASSMAAAGLTAVLGGTVAQVENAAEIAMEHHLGMTCDPVLGLVQIPCIERNAMGSVKAVNATRMALIGDGQHHISLDKVIKTMKQTGMDMQSIYKETSMGGLAVNLPEC, via the coding sequence ATGAACATTAGTGTATTTGATTTATTTTCTATTGGCATTGGCCCCTCAAGTTCGCATACGGTAGGTCCTATGCTTGCTGCGAATGCGTTTTTAGCTTTACTGGAAGAAAAGGAATTAATCAATACTATTCAAAGAGTTAAAATCGAGCTCTATGGCTCGCTTGCCTTAACTGGAAAAGGACATGGCACCGATAAAGCCATTTTAAATGGTTTAGAAAATAAAGCTCCAGAAACCGTAGTACCTGAGTCCATGGTGCCACGTATGCATGAAATTCTTAGCACTCATACACTGAATCTGGCAGACAAGAAAAAAATTCCATTTAATGAGCAAACTGATTTTCTATTTCTGCAAAAAGAACTTTTACCCCTGCATACCAATGGTTTACGTTTTTCTGCTTTTGATGCTCAAAATAATTTATCAATTGCTCAAGTTTATTATTCAATTGGTGGCGGGTTTATTACTACTGAGGAAGATTTTCATAAAGCAACAGAAGATGCAAATCCACCTCCCTACCCTTTTTCTACGGCCACTGAATTATTAAACTTATGTAATGACAATAAGTTAAGCATTGCTGAACTCATGCTCCAAAATGAACTAACTTGGCGTAGTACTGACGAAATTCACCGAGGAATTTTAGCTATTGCCAAGGTAATGGATGAGTGTATTGCAAATGGGTGTCAGCATGATGGCATTCTACCCGGTGGCCTCAACTTAAAAAGACGCGCTCCAGGGCTTTATAAAAAATTAATGGAGCAACAAGGAGTTAAGAGTGTATTCGAAAATTCGGATATCATGAACCAGCTTAATTTATATGCAATGGCAGTTAATGAAGAAAATGCCGCCGGTGGACGTATTGTTACCGCCCCAACTAATGGTGCGGCCGGCATTATTCCTGCTGTATTAAAGTATTGCCAACAAGCACATGATCGCATGAGTAATGAAGATGTCTATACTTATTTCCTTACCGCAGCAGCCATTGGCATATTGTATAAGAAAGGCGCTTCAATTTCGGGTGCAGAAGTTGGTTGCCAGGGTGAAGTAGGAGTTGCCTCTTCGATGGCAGCTGCAGGACTTACTGCTGTGCTAGGTGGAACCGTAGCTCAAGTTGAAAATGCGGCGGAAATTGCCATGGAACATCATTTGGGCATGACCTGTGATCCAGTTTTAGGACTAGTGCAAATACCTTGTATTGAGCGTAATGCTATGGGTTCAGTAAAAGCGGTTAATGCCACACGTATGGCTTTGATTGGAGATGGGCAACATCATATCTCTCTAGATAAAGTAATAAAAACGATGAAGCAAACTGGAATGGATATGCAAAGCATCTATAAAGAAACATCTATGGGTGGTTTGGCTGTTAATTTACCGGAATGTTGA
- a CDS encoding FKBP-type peptidyl-prolyl cis-trans isomerase N-terminal domain-containing protein, giving the protein MKMRLVTAAVLGLAMSTAMAADALVTDKDKLSYSIGADLGKNFKGQGIDINTEALAKGMQDGMSGAQLILTEQQMKDVLNKFQKDLMAKRSAEFNKKAEENKSKGEAFLSSNKAKTGVVVLPSGLQYKILEAGTGAKPGKADTVTVDYTGTLIDGTVFDSTQKTGKPATFQVSQVIPGWTEALQLMPAGSTWEVFVPADLAYGPRSVGGPIGPNETLIFKIHLISVKKAEA; this is encoded by the coding sequence ATGAAGATGAGATTGGTCACTGCAGCCGTTTTAGGGCTTGCAATGTCTACTGCAATGGCTGCTGATGCATTAGTTACAGACAAAGACAAATTGTCTTACAGTATTGGTGCAGATTTAGGGAAAAATTTTAAAGGTCAAGGCATCGATATCAATACTGAAGCATTAGCCAAAGGAATGCAAGATGGAATGTCTGGCGCTCAATTGATTTTAACTGAACAACAAATGAAAGATGTTTTAAACAAATTTCAAAAAGATTTAATGGCTAAGCGTAGCGCAGAATTTAATAAAAAAGCTGAAGAAAACAAATCTAAAGGCGAAGCGTTTTTAAGTTCTAATAAAGCAAAAACTGGTGTAGTAGTATTACCAAGCGGCTTGCAATATAAAATTCTTGAAGCCGGTACTGGTGCTAAGCCAGGAAAAGCAGATACTGTAACTGTTGATTACACTGGTACTTTGATCGACGGTACTGTATTTGATAGCACTCAAAAGACTGGTAAACCAGCTACATTCCAAGTATCACAAGTTATTCCAGGCTGGACTGAAGCATTACAATTAATGCCTGCTGGTTCTACTTGGGAAGTTTTTGTTCCTGCTGATCTAGCTTACGGTCCACGTAGTGTTGGTGGTCCTATTGGTCCTAATGAGACTTTGATTTTCAAAATTCATTTGATCTCTGTTAAAAAAGCAGAAGCTTAA
- a CDS encoding AmpG family muropeptide MFS transporter: MNMRLLIIFILGFSSGLPMALISSTLQAWYASDGMSVFVTGTLSLISLPYAYRIFWGPILDRYSLFSIGKRRSWILTMQCFLLVGFNLMAWFTPEQYPKLLAVLAFILACFSATQDVAIDAHRAEYLPVSEHALGASLAVFGYRLALLISGGLALVMAQKLGWAFTYRFMGLLMSIGMLAVLFSKEPSTTPKEKIPFTQSFIAPVKELLTRPGIIYLLCFVFCYKLGEAFTTTTSGIVMPFLIQGLGFSLDTIGYINKMLGVGSILLGGLLAGLILTRCSLYRSLFVFGLLQALTNVLFVVLAMVGKNVVLLSVAVFFDNFAAGMGSTALVALFMRLVNKQYTGTQFSILVALSTIPRIISGPVAASIQMAIGWIGLYQLSIAFALAFIPFLVLIKGQTEEQQKQEDGLFELNPTR, from the coding sequence ATGAACATGCGCCTGTTGATCATTTTCATTCTAGGTTTTTCTTCTGGTTTGCCCATGGCATTAATCAGCAGTACTTTGCAAGCCTGGTATGCATCCGATGGGATGTCGGTGTTTGTCACTGGAACATTAAGCTTAATTAGTTTGCCCTACGCATATCGCATTTTTTGGGGCCCGATTTTAGATCGGTATTCTCTATTTTCCATAGGAAAAAGAAGAAGCTGGATCCTAACCATGCAATGTTTCTTGCTGGTGGGATTTAATCTAATGGCTTGGTTTACTCCAGAGCAGTACCCAAAGCTTTTAGCTGTTTTAGCGTTTATTCTCGCGTGTTTTTCGGCAACACAAGACGTTGCAATTGATGCCCATAGAGCTGAATATTTGCCCGTGTCCGAACATGCCTTAGGGGCATCTTTAGCGGTGTTTGGTTATCGGCTAGCCTTATTAATTTCTGGTGGTTTGGCCTTGGTTATGGCGCAAAAATTAGGGTGGGCTTTCACGTACCGCTTTATGGGATTATTGATGAGCATTGGTATGTTGGCTGTATTATTCAGTAAGGAGCCCAGTACTACACCGAAAGAGAAAATTCCTTTTACACAATCGTTTATTGCCCCCGTTAAAGAATTACTAACTCGTCCCGGCATCATTTATCTTTTATGTTTCGTTTTTTGTTACAAGTTGGGTGAAGCGTTTACCACAACGACTAGTGGTATTGTTATGCCGTTTTTGATTCAGGGCTTAGGGTTTTCTTTAGATACTATTGGTTATATTAATAAGATGTTAGGGGTTGGTTCCATTTTATTAGGTGGCTTACTTGCAGGCCTTATATTAACCCGCTGCTCTTTGTATCGTTCTTTATTTGTTTTTGGTTTATTACAAGCTTTGACCAATGTTTTGTTTGTAGTTTTAGCGATGGTTGGTAAAAACGTAGTGCTATTATCAGTAGCGGTCTTTTTTGATAATTTTGCTGCAGGCATGGGATCTACTGCATTAGTTGCTTTATTTATGCGATTAGTGAATAAGCAATATACGGGAACACAATTTTCTATATTGGTAGCTTTATCAACAATTCCCCGTATTATTTCAGGCCCAGTGGCTGCATCGATTCAAATGGCCATTGGCTGGATAGGGCTTTATCAGCTTTCTATTGCTTTCGCTTTAGCATTCATTCCATTTCTCGTGTTGATTAAAGGTCAAACCGAAGAACAACAAAAGCAAGAGGATGGCCTCTTCGAATTAAATCCAACGCGTTAG
- the tilS gene encoding tRNA lysidine(34) synthetase TilS, translating into MNRPLTQLLNADWLVRLEQFDKLVIGFSGGLDSTVLLHALATHSFLHAKLLAVHINHGISPNAISWQQHCEQFCRYLGINFVTEAVQFDRSANIEEGARVARYAVFSALLTEKDCLVLGHHQDDQAETVLLQLLRGAGVDGLAAMTELGTLGRGAIARPCLNTSRAQLEQYARSQQLSWIDDESNQDISYSRNYLRQQILPVLAEKWPGAVGTIARTALHCQQAKSNLDALALQDCPELSVASNSLCITPLIQLDFARIANVLRTWLKKRQIQAPSTVLLHRMIDELIFARIDAVPQVTWDEVVVRRYQQHLYLDKKNTRILPNYSEWVGFPSPLMLGVGGLCVSAEPAKQGLVVPPKAKIAIRFRQGGETFFLHGQTKQLKKLFQEWQIPPWQRGRIPLLYINDELAAIVNYAISDVFFNHNASLAWSLKIQQTEDDHYD; encoded by the coding sequence ATGAATCGTCCCCTAACTCAATTATTAAATGCTGATTGGCTTGTTCGTCTTGAGCAATTTGACAAATTAGTTATAGGCTTCAGTGGCGGGCTTGATTCAACTGTACTGTTACACGCACTTGCTACACATTCTTTTCTACACGCGAAATTACTTGCGGTACACATTAATCATGGAATAAGCCCTAATGCCATATCTTGGCAACAGCACTGTGAACAATTCTGTCGCTATTTAGGTATTAATTTTGTTACTGAGGCAGTTCAATTTGATCGTAGCGCAAATATTGAGGAAGGAGCACGAGTAGCTCGATATGCGGTATTTTCTGCGTTATTAACAGAAAAGGATTGCTTGGTTTTAGGCCATCATCAAGATGATCAAGCGGAAACAGTGCTTTTGCAATTACTCCGTGGTGCAGGAGTTGACGGTTTGGCTGCAATGACTGAATTAGGCACTTTGGGACGTGGAGCAATAGCCAGACCCTGCTTAAATACTTCCCGAGCTCAATTGGAGCAGTATGCCAGGTCGCAACAATTGTCTTGGATTGACGATGAAAGCAATCAGGACATTAGTTATTCGCGTAATTATTTACGCCAACAAATTCTGCCCGTACTCGCAGAAAAATGGCCGGGAGCTGTGGGCACTATTGCACGCACCGCTTTGCATTGTCAGCAGGCTAAAAGTAACTTAGATGCATTGGCCTTACAGGATTGCCCTGAACTTTCTGTTGCAAGTAACTCCTTATGCATCACACCACTTATCCAATTAGATTTTGCACGTATTGCTAATGTTCTCAGAACATGGCTAAAGAAAAGACAAATACAAGCACCCTCGACTGTTTTATTGCATCGAATGATTGATGAGCTTATTTTTGCGCGAATTGATGCGGTACCGCAAGTTACTTGGGATGAGGTGGTGGTGCGCCGTTATCAGCAGCATCTCTATCTTGATAAAAAAAATACAAGAATTTTGCCAAATTACAGCGAGTGGGTGGGGTTTCCCTCTCCATTAATGTTAGGAGTAGGGGGGCTTTGTGTGAGCGCAGAGCCAGCCAAACAAGGCTTAGTGGTACCTCCGAAAGCTAAAATAGCAATTCGTTTTCGACAAGGAGGGGAAACATTCTTTTTACATGGCCAAACCAAGCAATTAAAAAAACTATTTCAGGAGTGGCAAATACCGCCGTGGCAACGTGGGCGTATTCCTTTACTTTATATCAATGATGAGCTCGCCGCTATAGTTAATTATGCCATCAGTGATGTCTTTTTTAATCATAATGCCTCTCTTGCTTGGTCTTTAAAAATACAGCAGACTGAAGATGACCATTATGATTGA